In Longimicrobiales bacterium, a single window of DNA contains:
- a CDS encoding AMP-binding protein has product MTQVELLARSIEAPDAPVIIGREGVVSWAQLRGAVGRRAKAITIPTAPQETGHAFIARSEPADVVELLASWQMGKVPVPLNPRLPADEASSLLEEMAYMTMPEGSAVVLRTSGTSGNPRGVALSMDNLLANARGTEARLGAGADDVWISTLAPGHVGWLATIIRALVLGGRIILPGSLTTEELSACLDGEGLPGTAAVPPTRMSLVPTQLQRLLAFRGDRDPPTGLRSVLIGGAHAPLVLVERALEIGWPVALTYGATEMSSQISTASPEETRGKPGAVGRPMPGVKIHFDASGEVLTRGETLAIGYVGPEHGEVHDAEGWYHTGDHGHLDDEGDLWITGRRIDRIISGGVTVEAGDVEETLRLHPAVLDACVVGLPSEEWGETVGAWVEPVVGEFDQEEIDRHLRAKLTAAKLPRVWYVGVGLPRNVNGKVDRAAVKKALAEKKNRHPQHPGEM; this is encoded by the coding sequence ATGACACAGGTTGAGCTTCTCGCCCGATCGATAGAGGCTCCCGACGCTCCTGTGATCATCGGGCGAGAAGGTGTCGTGAGCTGGGCTCAGCTTCGTGGGGCTGTAGGACGTCGAGCCAAGGCAATCACGATCCCGACTGCGCCGCAGGAGACCGGGCACGCCTTCATCGCTCGCTCCGAGCCAGCCGATGTGGTCGAGCTGCTCGCGTCGTGGCAGATGGGGAAGGTTCCCGTCCCGTTGAACCCACGCCTGCCGGCTGATGAAGCGTCCTCACTCCTGGAAGAAATGGCGTATATGACCATGCCGGAGGGCAGCGCTGTCGTGCTCCGGACCTCCGGCACCTCCGGGAACCCACGCGGCGTCGCCCTCAGCATGGACAACCTTCTCGCGAACGCGCGAGGGACGGAGGCGCGACTCGGCGCAGGTGCCGATGACGTCTGGATTTCGACCCTGGCGCCTGGTCACGTCGGCTGGCTGGCCACGATCATTCGTGCCCTCGTGCTAGGGGGGCGGATCATCCTCCCCGGGTCCCTGACCACCGAGGAACTATCTGCCTGCCTGGACGGAGAGGGCCTTCCGGGGACTGCGGCCGTCCCTCCCACCCGAATGTCTCTGGTGCCGACACAACTCCAAAGACTTCTGGCGTTCCGCGGAGACCGCGATCCGCCAACGGGGTTGCGATCCGTACTGATCGGAGGAGCGCACGCGCCCCTCGTGCTGGTTGAACGAGCACTGGAAATCGGTTGGCCCGTCGCGCTCACGTATGGCGCCACCGAGATGTCGTCTCAGATTTCCACGGCCTCTCCGGAGGAGACCCGGGGGAAGCCAGGCGCGGTCGGCCGCCCGATGCCAGGAGTGAAAATCCACTTCGACGCGTCAGGCGAGGTCCTCACACGTGGAGAGACGCTCGCGATTGGGTACGTGGGCCCCGAACACGGCGAGGTCCATGATGCCGAGGGTTGGTATCACACTGGAGATCACGGTCACCTCGACGATGAGGGAGATCTCTGGATCACGGGGCGAAGAATCGATCGGATCATCTCGGGCGGGGTGACGGTCGAGGCCGGGGACGTTGAGGAAACGCTTCGGTTACACCCGGCTGTGTTGGATGCCTGCGTCGTGGGCCTGCCCAGTGAAGAGTGGGGCGAGACCGTGGGTGCCTGGGTCGAGCCCGTTGTCGGGGAATTCGATCAGGAGGAAATTGACCGACACTTGAGGGCCAAACTCACTGCGGCGAAGCTTCCACGTGTCTGGTATGTTGGAGTTGGCCTGCCGCGAAATGTGAACGGCAAGGTAGATCGGGCCGCTGTAAAAAAGGCCTTGGCCGAGAAAAAAAACCGGCACCCGCAGCATCCGGGCGAGATGTAA
- the menD gene encoding 2-succinyl-5-enolpyruvyl-6-hydroxy-3-cyclohexene-1-carboxylic-acid synthase yields the protein MTGSVTNTLWARSFVDELARAGVCEIVIAPGSRSTPLVMACAADDRMRTRVHLDERSAAFFALGVGKASGQPAAVITTSGTAVANVFPAVVEASQAGVPLLVLTADRPHRLRGADANQAIDQVGIFGGYVRAFFEMAPPEDDPRALRHLRSVASRAVADSVGPSAGPVQVNFPFDKPLEPIDLDDTPSEGDPVPLHGRESRTPFTRIQGGRTQLSDTQIDQMVDLLGSGHGVIVAGPSEDTGRVGAAVRHMGAATGCPVLADALSGARFGPSNGAVIVAGYDIVLGDETARARLRPSVILRIGTSPTSAALQRWMAEHHDVPQLVIDEGPRWKDHASTATHYFQADPSDTLVRLADRAPRAEKEWTELWLAVDRAVRTSEVPVGAGPHEGDVLTAALAALPTDGGLFVSSSMPIRDLDTFAHPAERSARVFANRGASGIDGVVSSAFGAASQCDGVSICVIGDVAFFHDQNGLLWSREKDAPVVFVVIDNDGGGIFHMLPIAEHDPHFTRFFATPHGVHPRYAAEAHGIGAADVTIEDLPRALDEAVRAGETTLLRVVTERTTNHARRAAAKAAVRRSAIAALG from the coding sequence ATGACTGGCTCCGTTACAAACACGCTATGGGCGCGTAGCTTCGTCGACGAACTCGCTCGGGCCGGTGTGTGTGAAATCGTCATCGCTCCCGGCTCACGGTCCACGCCACTGGTCATGGCGTGCGCCGCCGACGACCGGATGCGGACCAGGGTGCATCTGGACGAGCGCTCAGCTGCGTTCTTCGCTCTGGGGGTCGGGAAGGCCTCCGGGCAGCCTGCGGCTGTGATCACCACCTCCGGCACCGCAGTCGCGAATGTCTTCCCGGCTGTTGTCGAAGCTTCGCAAGCGGGTGTGCCGCTACTCGTGCTTACAGCAGATCGCCCGCACCGACTTCGTGGGGCGGACGCCAACCAAGCCATTGACCAGGTCGGGATATTCGGCGGATACGTGCGGGCCTTTTTCGAGATGGCTCCCCCTGAAGACGACCCTAGGGCACTTCGGCACCTGAGGAGCGTGGCCTCCCGCGCGGTGGCGGACTCGGTCGGGCCGTCGGCCGGCCCGGTTCAGGTTAACTTCCCGTTCGACAAACCTCTCGAACCGATCGACCTGGACGACACCCCTTCCGAAGGCGACCCGGTCCCGTTGCACGGACGGGAGTCGCGCACCCCTTTCACCCGAATCCAGGGCGGACGAACCCAGCTTTCTGATACACAGATCGACCAGATGGTTGACCTCCTCGGATCGGGTCATGGCGTGATTGTCGCTGGCCCGTCAGAGGATACCGGCCGGGTGGGGGCGGCGGTCCGCCACATGGGCGCGGCCACGGGATGTCCCGTCCTCGCCGATGCGCTGTCCGGTGCTCGCTTCGGTCCGTCAAATGGAGCGGTGATCGTCGCGGGCTACGACATCGTTCTCGGAGACGAGACTGCGCGGGCGCGGCTGCGTCCCTCCGTGATCCTGCGTATTGGCACGTCTCCGACTTCCGCTGCGTTGCAGCGATGGATGGCCGAGCACCATGACGTTCCGCAGCTAGTGATCGATGAAGGTCCCCGCTGGAAAGATCATGCCTCGACTGCGACTCACTACTTCCAAGCTGATCCGTCAGATACCCTGGTGCGTCTCGCGGATCGGGCACCCCGGGCAGAAAAGGAATGGACGGAGCTATGGCTCGCCGTCGACCGAGCAGTCCGAACGAGCGAAGTGCCGGTCGGAGCGGGACCCCACGAGGGAGATGTCCTCACCGCCGCGCTCGCGGCGCTACCGACCGACGGTGGTCTTTTCGTCTCGAGCTCCATGCCGATACGGGACCTCGACACCTTTGCACACCCCGCCGAGCGCTCAGCTCGCGTCTTCGCAAACCGCGGAGCGAGTGGCATCGATGGCGTAGTGTCCAGTGCATTCGGGGCGGCGTCCCAGTGCGACGGCGTCTCGATCTGTGTGATCGGCGATGTGGCCTTCTTCCACGATCAGAATGGCCTGCTCTGGAGTCGCGAAAAGGATGCACCCGTCGTCTTCGTTGTGATCGACAACGACGGAGGTGGCATCTTCCACATGCTGCCTATTGCCGAGCATGATCCGCACTTCACGCGCTTTTTCGCCACTCCTCACGGAGTGCATCCGCGGTACGCTGCCGAAGCCCACGGCATCGGTGCAGCCGATGTGACAATCGAGGACCTTCCACGCGCCCTGGACGAGGCCGTTCGGGCAGGCGAAACGACGCTCCTGCGGGTGGTCACGGAACGCACGACAAATCACGCGAGGCGCGCCGCGGCGAAGGCGGCGGTCAGGCGGAGCGCTATCGCGGCCTTGGGGTAA
- a CDS encoding peptidylprolyl isomerase — protein sequence MVGRAEVRSRARGRNLAAAILSSVVVGACGQNAALYNPTPEMLEVEAPDSFLVDVTTSEGTFTVKMRRHWSPLAVDRAWHLLDNDFYAGARIYRVVDSFVAQWGFSGEQVKDSIWRAHGLEDEPTLASNARGTVAFARGGPQTRSFQLFVNLVDNERLDEFSSGGVVGYPPIGAVEEGIEVIDGFYGAYAERTPIQDSIRFQGNDYLRREYPQLDSIIGTRVTGFWR from the coding sequence GTGGTAGGTCGCGCCGAGGTTCGTTCCCGAGCGCGGGGAAGGAACCTCGCTGCGGCGATTCTGTCCTCAGTGGTTGTCGGCGCGTGTGGTCAGAACGCGGCACTGTATAACCCGACGCCCGAGATGCTTGAAGTCGAGGCTCCCGATTCGTTCCTGGTCGACGTAACCACGAGTGAAGGCACGTTCACCGTGAAGATGCGCCGCCACTGGTCGCCCTTGGCGGTGGATCGCGCATGGCATCTTCTCGACAACGACTTCTACGCAGGTGCCCGGATCTATCGGGTCGTGGACAGCTTTGTTGCTCAGTGGGGATTCTCGGGTGAGCAAGTGAAGGACTCGATCTGGCGAGCACATGGGCTTGAGGATGAGCCCACGCTCGCGAGCAATGCGCGCGGCACCGTCGCCTTCGCGAGAGGTGGCCCTCAGACTCGGTCCTTCCAGCTGTTCGTGAACCTCGTGGACAATGAGCGGCTCGACGAATTCAGCAGTGGCGGGGTCGTGGGGTACCCGCCGATCGGTGCGGTCGAAGAGGGCATCGAGGTAATCGATGGCTTTTATGGCGCGTATGCCGAGCGCACGCCGATCCAGGACTCGATTCGCTTCCAAGGTAATGACTACCTGCGCCGTGAGTACCCTCAGCTCGATTCAATCATCGGCACGCGCGTGACCGGATTCTGGCGATAG
- a CDS encoding cation acetate symporter: MSVQAWTFLLVGASFALYIGIAIWSRASTTKDFYVAGGGVSPLANGMATAADWMSAASFISMAGLISFMGYDGSVYLMGWTGGYVLLALLLAPYLRKFGAFTVPDFVGDRYYSQLARIVAVICAIFVSFTYVAGQMRGVGIVFSRFLEVDVNVGVGIGMAIVFFYAVIGGMKGITYTQVAQYCVLIFAYMVPAIFLSIMITGNPIPQLGLGGVDQASGIALLERLNGLHAELGFAPYTSGTKSTLDVFFITAALMVGTAGLPHVIIRFYTVPRVRDARISVGWALLFISLLYTTAPAVAVFARTNLINSVQDVPYSEVPEWFTTWEDTGLVSFNDVNGDGRIQFVGPDSPMTNELTVDNDIMVLANPEIANLPGWVIGLVAAGGLAAALSTAAGLLLVISSAVSHDLLKRSLMPEISEKNELIAARVAAGFAVLVAGYFGINPPGFVAQVVAFAFGLAASSFFPAIILGIFSKRTTREGAILGMITGITFTAAYISYFKFVSPELNTAEHWWFGISPEGIGTVGMLLNFAITIVVSRFTPPPPPSVQALVDLIRVPRGAAEADELNL, from the coding sequence ATGAGCGTTCAGGCCTGGACCTTCCTGCTCGTCGGGGCGTCGTTCGCCCTCTATATCGGGATCGCGATCTGGTCCCGTGCGTCTACTACCAAGGACTTCTACGTGGCGGGGGGAGGAGTGTCTCCACTCGCCAACGGCATGGCTACCGCGGCGGACTGGATGAGCGCGGCGTCGTTCATTTCGATGGCCGGCCTGATTTCGTTTATGGGATACGATGGCTCCGTGTATCTCATGGGGTGGACGGGAGGCTACGTCCTTCTCGCGCTCCTGTTGGCGCCTTATCTGCGCAAGTTCGGAGCTTTCACCGTGCCGGACTTCGTGGGAGATCGGTACTACTCGCAGCTAGCACGGATCGTCGCAGTTATCTGCGCGATCTTCGTCTCGTTCACGTACGTGGCAGGTCAGATGCGTGGCGTCGGTATCGTTTTCAGCCGCTTCCTGGAAGTCGACGTGAATGTGGGCGTGGGCATCGGCATGGCGATCGTCTTCTTCTACGCCGTGATCGGCGGCATGAAGGGCATCACCTATACGCAGGTCGCGCAGTACTGCGTGCTCATCTTCGCGTATATGGTGCCAGCGATATTTCTCTCGATCATGATTACAGGAAACCCGATCCCTCAGTTGGGACTGGGTGGTGTGGACCAGGCGTCCGGCATCGCGCTTCTCGAGCGTCTGAACGGACTTCACGCGGAGTTGGGCTTCGCGCCCTATACGAGTGGGACTAAGTCCACGCTTGATGTGTTCTTCATAACCGCGGCGCTCATGGTCGGGACGGCGGGACTTCCGCACGTCATCATCCGGTTCTACACCGTTCCGCGTGTCAGAGACGCTCGGATCTCGGTGGGCTGGGCGCTTCTCTTCATTTCGCTGCTGTACACGACCGCCCCAGCCGTGGCTGTTTTTGCTCGCACAAATCTGATCAACAGCGTTCAGGACGTGCCGTACTCGGAGGTGCCTGAGTGGTTCACCACGTGGGAGGATACCGGTCTCGTCAGCTTCAATGACGTGAATGGTGACGGACGCATTCAGTTCGTCGGTCCGGACTCGCCGATGACGAACGAGCTCACCGTCGACAATGACATCATGGTGCTCGCGAATCCCGAGATCGCGAACCTCCCAGGTTGGGTGATCGGGCTGGTCGCAGCAGGAGGGCTCGCGGCTGCACTGTCGACGGCAGCGGGACTCCTGCTGGTTATCTCGTCAGCGGTCAGTCACGACCTGCTCAAACGAAGTCTCATGCCGGAAATTTCGGAGAAGAATGAGCTCATTGCGGCACGGGTTGCCGCGGGGTTTGCGGTTTTGGTGGCGGGCTATTTCGGGATCAATCCGCCCGGCTTCGTAGCACAGGTCGTGGCGTTCGCCTTCGGGCTCGCGGCGTCCTCGTTCTTCCCGGCCATCATCCTGGGCATTTTCTCGAAACGAACGACGAGAGAGGGTGCCATCCTTGGAATGATCACAGGAATCACCTTCACTGCGGCCTACATCTCCTACTTCAAGTTCGTGAGCCCGGAGCTGAATACCGCGGAGCACTGGTGGTTCGGAATCAGCCCCGAGGGAATCGGAACAGTCGGCATGCTGCTGAACTTCGCGATCACGATCGTGGTGTCCCGCTTCACTCCTCCTCCTCCTCCGTCCGTTCAAGCCTTGGTTGACCTGATTCGGGTGCCGCGTGGAGCAGCGGAAGCAGACGAGCTTAACCTCTAG
- a CDS encoding DUF4212 domain-containing protein, whose protein sequence is MADHTSTSGGSNEHPSVTDPATIARHKEYWRRNIQYLGWLLGAWFLVSYGFGILFADALNAFTVPGTHYPVGFWFAQQGSIYAFVVLIFVYVRLMNGLDREFDVDEGAES, encoded by the coding sequence ATGGCCGACCATACCAGCACGAGCGGTGGCTCAAATGAGCACCCCTCCGTCACTGACCCTGCGACAATCGCCCGCCACAAGGAGTACTGGCGCCGGAATATCCAGTACCTGGGGTGGCTTCTCGGCGCCTGGTTCCTCGTGTCCTACGGGTTCGGCATCCTGTTCGCAGACGCGCTGAACGCGTTCACGGTTCCCGGAACACACTACCCGGTCGGCTTCTGGTTCGCGCAACAGGGATCGATCTACGCCTTCGTCGTTCTGATCTTTGTCTACGTCCGGCTCATGAACGGGCTCGACCGTGAGTTCGATGTGGATGAAGGGGCGGAGTCATGA
- a CDS encoding sodium:solute symporter family protein, translated as MEPWVVSTGLIFVYLLATIVLGIVANRSMSNDMEDFLLYGRKAGFVVLYLTVVATFHSAFAFLGSGGFFYTHGVGFWMAGTWTVLVGAITYVLGPRIWAVGKAFGYITPADMLADFYESEAVRVVVAIVSVVFTILYIQVQAQGLGYIINIASGDRISFELGTLILLVVAATYLMAGGLRAVYWTDVIQGIWMYIAVWVGAIYLSYELFGGPLQLWAEVRESRPDLLTLPGPRGFFTPGMWIGMTITLSFGIVFQPHMMIRYYTAVDSKTLKILGATTPIYLMTLYIPAALVGLGGAVAMPGLEIPDRIFPELLFAHAPPIMTGVILAGATAAAMSTLDSILHANMSVLTRDVYQRYIAPEKSQQHYVWVGRGIVGALLVAGYFLSVRTFDALVVLVTLSGSGALQLMPAILGVCFPGRRTLTRLGVLAGIIAGMVTLYVTLVVAPHPLGLHGGVWALIINSVLTVGVSYFTAAPSEETIQRIHGEIEREVYGSAS; from the coding sequence GTGGAACCCTGGGTTGTCTCCACAGGCCTGATCTTCGTCTATCTGCTCGCGACGATCGTCCTCGGCATCGTCGCGAACCGAAGCATGAGCAACGACATGGAGGACTTTCTCCTCTACGGTCGTAAGGCCGGTTTCGTTGTCCTGTACCTGACCGTGGTTGCCACATTCCACTCCGCATTCGCGTTTCTCGGCTCGGGCGGTTTCTTCTATACGCACGGTGTCGGCTTCTGGATGGCGGGCACGTGGACGGTGCTGGTAGGGGCAATCACCTACGTTCTGGGCCCGAGGATCTGGGCCGTAGGGAAGGCCTTCGGCTACATCACTCCAGCCGATATGCTCGCCGACTTTTACGAGTCAGAGGCTGTCCGCGTTGTGGTCGCCATCGTGTCCGTGGTCTTCACAATCCTCTACATCCAGGTGCAGGCACAGGGGCTCGGCTACATCATCAACATCGCCTCGGGAGATCGGATCTCCTTCGAGCTCGGGACACTGATTCTGCTCGTCGTGGCTGCGACCTACCTGATGGCTGGTGGCCTCCGTGCCGTCTACTGGACCGATGTGATTCAGGGTATCTGGATGTACATCGCCGTCTGGGTTGGGGCGATCTATCTGTCGTACGAGCTCTTCGGCGGCCCCTTGCAGCTTTGGGCCGAGGTCCGAGAGTCGCGGCCTGATTTGCTGACACTGCCGGGTCCTCGAGGGTTCTTCACGCCGGGCATGTGGATCGGAATGACGATCACGCTCTCCTTCGGTATCGTCTTCCAGCCGCACATGATGATTCGGTATTACACCGCTGTGGACTCGAAGACGCTCAAGATTCTGGGCGCGACGACTCCTATCTACCTGATGACGCTCTACATACCGGCGGCGCTGGTGGGGCTTGGTGGGGCCGTTGCCATGCCGGGCCTGGAGATTCCGGATCGGATCTTCCCGGAACTGCTCTTCGCCCATGCTCCTCCGATCATGACGGGTGTGATTCTCGCGGGTGCGACGGCGGCGGCGATGTCTACCCTGGACTCGATTTTGCACGCCAACATGAGTGTGCTCACTCGGGATGTTTACCAGCGCTACATCGCGCCAGAGAAGTCACAGCAACACTACGTATGGGTGGGCCGAGGCATCGTCGGTGCCCTTCTCGTCGCGGGGTATTTCCTGTCGGTTCGGACCTTCGACGCACTCGTGGTCCTCGTCACACTTTCAGGATCCGGCGCGCTGCAGCTAATGCCCGCGATTCTCGGTGTTTGCTTCCCGGGCCGACGTACGTTGACCAGGCTCGGCGTCCTGGCCGGAATTATTGCCGGAATGGTGACGCTCTACGTCACACTCGTCGTAGCGCCACACCCGCTGGGACTGCATGGTGGCGTCTGGGCCCTCATCATCAATAGCGTCCTTACGGTCGGCGTGTCGTACTTCACGGCCGCTCCGTCCGAAGAAACGATCCAACGGATCCACGGTGAAATCGAGCGCGAGGTCTACGGATCCGCGTCCTGA
- the menB gene encoding 1,4-dihydroxy-2-naphthoyl-CoA synthase — MSKPDWKDIKSYEDITYHKCDGVARIAFNRPEVRNAFRPDTLLEMQEAFRDAGEDPDIGVVLLTGNGPSKDGKWAFCSGGDQRVRGEAGYVGKSGVPRLNVLELQRYIRSMPKPVIALVGGYAIGGGHVLHVVCDLTIAADNGVFGQTGPIVGSFDGGFGSSYLARQVGQKRAREIWYLCKQYSAEEAYQMGMVNKVVPIAELEAEGWDWAQEILKKSPLAIRLIKSAMNADVDGQAGLQELAGNATLLFYMTEQGQEGNKAYLEKREPNFRQYPWLPW; from the coding sequence ATGAGCAAGCCCGACTGGAAAGACATCAAAAGTTACGAGGACATCACCTACCACAAATGTGACGGTGTCGCCCGTATCGCTTTTAACCGACCGGAGGTGCGAAACGCATTCCGGCCGGACACGCTTCTGGAGATGCAGGAGGCCTTCCGGGATGCCGGAGAGGACCCAGACATCGGCGTGGTGCTTCTAACCGGAAACGGACCGTCGAAGGACGGAAAGTGGGCGTTCTGCTCCGGGGGTGACCAGCGGGTGCGCGGTGAAGCCGGGTACGTCGGTAAGAGCGGTGTCCCTCGCCTGAATGTGCTTGAGTTGCAGCGCTATATCCGATCGATGCCCAAGCCGGTCATAGCGCTGGTGGGTGGATACGCCATCGGCGGCGGCCACGTTCTCCATGTGGTTTGTGACCTCACGATCGCCGCCGACAACGGCGTCTTTGGTCAGACGGGCCCGATCGTAGGGTCGTTCGATGGAGGCTTCGGTTCCTCGTACTTGGCGAGACAGGTCGGACAGAAGCGCGCACGTGAAATCTGGTATCTCTGTAAGCAGTACTCCGCAGAGGAAGCCTACCAGATGGGAATGGTCAACAAAGTCGTGCCGATCGCGGAACTCGAAGCCGAGGGATGGGACTGGGCTCAGGAAATTCTAAAAAAGAGTCCACTGGCGATTCGACTCATCAAGAGTGCAATGAACGCCGATGTCGATGGACAGGCAGGACTACAGGAACTGGCGGGGAACGCCACGCTTCTATTCTACATGACTGAGCAGGGGCAGGAAGGCAATAAGGCCTACTTGGAGAAGCGCGAGCCAAACTTCAGGCAGTATCCTTGGCTCCCGTGGTAG
- a CDS encoding 1,4-dihydroxy-2-naphthoate polyprenyltransferase — protein sequence MVTPNEITRAQAWILASRPKTLTAAVAPVLAGMGLAAFHDTLAWLPALAAMLGAVLIQIGTNFANDYYDFMRGGDTEERVGPVRVTQAGLLPPRSVHRGMVVVLTAAVLVGAYLVFVAGWPIVWIGLASVACAVLYTGGPFPLAYHGLGDVFVFLFFGLIAVGGTYYVQALAWPPDALLAGAGLGALSTAILVVNNLRDIETDTKAGKRTLAVRLGERGTKAEYVIMLVVAAAVPVVGVLKYGWPPAVLASLAVAPLCRRPLRTVLTFSDPRELLPALGGTARVVVLYGAFLAVGLAFG from the coding sequence GTGGTCACGCCGAACGAGATCACCCGAGCACAAGCGTGGATTCTCGCGTCGCGCCCGAAGACACTGACGGCCGCGGTCGCACCGGTTCTGGCTGGAATGGGCCTCGCAGCCTTCCATGACACGCTGGCCTGGCTGCCTGCGCTCGCCGCGATGCTTGGCGCAGTGCTGATTCAGATCGGGACGAACTTCGCGAACGACTACTACGACTTCATGCGCGGAGGAGACACGGAAGAACGAGTGGGTCCGGTGCGAGTGACCCAGGCAGGGCTTCTTCCGCCCCGGTCGGTCCACCGTGGCATGGTCGTCGTGCTGACGGCCGCGGTTCTCGTGGGTGCCTATCTGGTGTTTGTCGCGGGATGGCCGATCGTCTGGATTGGCCTGGCATCCGTGGCATGTGCCGTCCTGTATACGGGAGGCCCCTTTCCGCTCGCCTACCATGGATTGGGTGATGTGTTCGTCTTTCTGTTTTTTGGACTGATCGCGGTCGGCGGTACGTACTACGTGCAGGCACTGGCATGGCCCCCTGATGCGCTGTTGGCAGGCGCTGGACTCGGAGCATTAAGCACCGCGATTCTGGTAGTGAATAATCTGCGGGACATCGAGACGGACACGAAGGCAGGGAAGCGCACGCTCGCGGTGAGACTGGGCGAGCGCGGCACCAAGGCCGAGTACGTGATCATGCTTGTCGTCGCCGCGGCGGTGCCCGTGGTCGGCGTACTGAAATACGGTTGGCCACCGGCGGTACTGGCTTCACTGGCGGTTGCCCCCCTCTGCCGTCGCCCGCTTCGCACCGTGCTCACCTTCAGCGATCCGCGTGAGTTGCTACCAGCGCTCGGCGGAACCGCACGCGTTGTTGTTCTCTATGGTGCCTTTCTGGCGGTCGGTCTGGCCTTCGGATGA
- a CDS encoding cyanophycinase, with protein MKQLVLMVLSAFGVAAGSGVSAQQQGPPPPQVGPENGSLVVVGGAMQSAEIYERFIELAGGPDAHIVLIPTAGGAAEYDEFYQGLNAWRKHGARNLTLLHTIDPAEADTDAFVEPLKTAGGVFFFGGRQWRLVDSYGGTKSETAFREVLERGGVIGGSSAGASIQGSYLVRGDSRTNTVMMGDHERGFGYLRNVGIDQHVLRRNRQFDMVEVIEAHPELLGIGLDEDTAIVVQGDRFQVIGRSYALIYDNQSTTGPDGKFYFLAPGDRFNLATREATRPTTTQSPVGGPQKKPWGGDS; from the coding sequence ATGAAGCAACTGGTCTTGATGGTCCTGAGTGCCTTTGGTGTCGCAGCGGGTTCAGGTGTATCCGCCCAGCAACAGGGACCGCCACCCCCACAGGTCGGGCCAGAAAATGGCTCACTCGTCGTGGTCGGCGGAGCGATGCAGTCGGCCGAGATCTACGAGCGCTTCATCGAACTCGCGGGCGGCCCCGACGCGCATATTGTGCTGATTCCGACAGCCGGCGGTGCTGCGGAGTACGACGAGTTCTATCAGGGGCTGAACGCGTGGCGTAAGCATGGCGCCCGGAACCTGACGCTGCTCCACACGATCGATCCAGCAGAAGCCGATACCGATGCCTTCGTCGAGCCCCTGAAGACGGCCGGCGGTGTGTTCTTTTTTGGCGGAAGACAGTGGCGTCTCGTCGACTCGTATGGCGGAACGAAATCCGAGACGGCCTTTCGTGAGGTCCTTGAGCGAGGAGGTGTAATCGGCGGATCGTCGGCCGGCGCTTCGATTCAGGGTTCCTATCTCGTGCGTGGCGACTCTCGAACGAACACCGTGATGATGGGCGATCACGAGCGCGGATTTGGTTATCTGCGCAATGTGGGTATCGACCAGCACGTGCTGCGCCGCAATCGACAGTTCGACATGGTCGAAGTGATCGAAGCTCATCCGGAGTTGCTTGGCATTGGACTCGATGAGGACACCGCGATCGTAGTACAGGGCGATCGATTTCAGGTCATCGGCCGCTCCTACGCTCTGATTTATGACAATCAGTCGACTACTGGTCCTGACGGAAAATTCTACTTTCTCGCGCCCGGGGACCGGTTCAATCTCGCAACGCGCGAGGCGACTCGTCCCACCACGACACAGAGCCCGGTCGGTGGGCCTCAGAAGAAGCCATGGGGCGGAGACAGCTGA